Proteins encoded in a region of the Cygnus olor isolate bCygOlo1 chromosome 4, bCygOlo1.pri.v2, whole genome shotgun sequence genome:
- the NUDT6 gene encoding nucleoside diphosphate-linked moiety X motif 6, producing the protein MELETRKHEAAAAALCWFPQISRLTWRPCISLSASVAQWQEEGRVAVWLHVPILQSRLAAVAASQGFTFHHAESGSATLTRWLGEGPSRLPGYATHQLGVAGAVLDEDTGKVLVVQDRNKTVNAWKFPGGLSNPGEDIGDTAVREVFEETGIKSEFKSILSIRQQHQHPGAFGKSDMYIICRLEPSSFNINFCQQECLRCEWMDLDELARTKHATPITSNVAKLLLYGYREGFDKIDITMREFPAVYTGLFYKLYHRELPESYRNMT; encoded by the exons ATGGAGCTTGAAACCAGAAAGCACGAGGCTGCTGCGGCCGCCCTGTGCTGGTTCCCCCAAATCTCACGCCTGACTTGGCGGCCCTGCATCTCTCTTTCAGCCTCGGTCGCCCAGTGGCAGGAGGAAGGCCGGGTCGCTGTCTGGCTGCACGTCCCCATCCTCCAGAGCAGGCTGGCGGCGGTGGCCGCGTCGCAAGGCTTCACCTTCCACCATGCTGAGTCAGGCTCGGCCACCTTGACGCGGTGGCTGGGCGAGGGGCCCAGCAGGCTGCCCGGGTACGCCACCCACCAGCTGGGAGTCGCAG gTGCTGTTTTAGATGAAGACACTGGAAAGGTGTTGGTTGTACAAGACAGAAATAAG ACTGTAAATGCATGGAAATTTCCAGGAGGTCTGTCTAATCCAGGTGAAGACATTG GAGACACAGCAGTTCGAGAGGTTTTCGAAGAGACTGGCATCAAGTCAGAGTTCAAGTCCATCTTAAGCATAAGACAGCAACACCAGCACCCCGGAGCCTTTGGCAAGTCGGACATGTACATCATCTGCCGCCTGGAGCCCTCCTCCTTCAACATCAACTTCTGCCAGCAGGAGTGCCTGAGGTGTGAGTGGATGGACCTCGATGAGCTTGCCAGGACAAAGCACGCTACTCCCATCACCAGCAACGTAGCTAAGCTGTTACTTTACGGATACCGGGAAGGATTCGATAAGATTGATATAACCATGAGAGAGTTTCCAGCTGTTTACACAGGCCTGTTCTACAAACTATACCACAGGGAGCTGCCCGAGTCCTACAGAAACATGACATGA